Proteins co-encoded in one Pogoniulus pusillus isolate bPogPus1 chromosome 15, bPogPus1.pri, whole genome shotgun sequence genomic window:
- the TNRC6B gene encoding trinucleotide repeat-containing gene 6B protein isoform X12: protein MQTDEGEILEEGSPKMEHEDFVMEGHGKTPPPGEENKQEKEQEREEQLMEDKKRKKEDKKKKESAQKVTDQKTKVPEVTKPSLSQPVAASPIGNSPSPPVNGGNNAKRVAVPNGQPPSAARYMPREVPPRFRCQQDHKVLLKRGQPPPPSCMLLGGGAGPPPPTAPGANPNNAQPVTGALLQSDSGTATDSAIGGAAASNYANSTWGPGASSNSGTNANPTHIWDKVIVDGSDMEEWPCIASKDAESSSENTTDNNSASNPGLEKNALPGSTTSNKGKGSQCQSGSAGNECNLGAWKSDPKAKSVQSSNPAAENNNGLGNWRNLSGQDRIGPGSGFSNFNPNSNPSAWPALVQEGNSRKGTLESDSGSSNAQISTVGQTSREQQSKMENAGVNFVSGREQAQIHNTDGPKNGNTNSLNLSSPNPMENKGMPFEMGLGNPSRSTDTPSQSTGERKNGSVGSWGTARGSSGTDTVSGQSNSGNHGNNGKDREDSWKGASVQKPNGSRNDSWDNNNRSTGGGSWNFGPQHANESKWGEGNKLTSGVSQGEWKQLSGSDELKIGEWSGPNQPNSSTGAWDNQKGHPLPENQGNSQAPCWGRSSSSAGSEVGGQSTGSNHKAGSSDSHNSGRRSYRPTHPDCQAVLQTLLSRTDLDPRVLSNTGWGQTQIKQDTVWDIEEMPRPEGKSDKGTEGWESSATQTKNSGGWGDVPSQSNQIKSGWGELSTPTEWKDPKNTGGWNDYKNPNSSNWGGGRPEEKSSSSWNDNSSKDQGWGGRQPNQGWSSGKNGWGEEVDQTKNSNWESTGNKPVSGWGEGGQSEIGTWGNGANTSTASKGGWDDCKRTSTWNETGRQPNSWNKQQQHQQQQQQQQETSSSWGPPPQAPSNGRPANSNWNNGPQPAAPKEEEPSGWEEPSPQSISRKMDIDDGTSAWGDPSSYNYKNVNLWDKNSQGGQAPREQSLPTPMTSKSQASVWSKSTPPAPDNGTSAWGEPNETSPGWGEVDDTGASTTGWGNAPSNTPNAMKSSEYRPGSKSMQDGWGESDGPVTGTRHSSWEEEEEGGVWNTAGSQGSSSSHNSTSWGQGGKKTQMKCALKGGNSDSWMNPLSKQFSNMGLLSQTEDIPGSKMDLSVGGLPEKKFEVDKRAMNLGDFNDMMRKDRSGFRPPNSKDMGTTDSGPYFEKLTLPFSNQDGCLGDEAPCSPFSPSPSYKLSPSGSTLSNVGLGAIGSGLSPQNFAARQGGNHGLFGNSTAQSRGMHTPVQPLNPSPNIRAQVPPQFLSPQVSASMLKQFPNSGLNPGLFNMGPQLSPQQIAMLSQLPQIPQFQLACQLLLQQQQQQQLLQSQRKLNQAVRQQQEQQIARMVSALQQQQQRQPGMKHSPSHPVGPKPHLDSMVPNPLNVGLSDLQTKGQIPGYGSGFGSSGMDYGMVGGKEAGTESRFKQWTMMEGLPSVASQDANIHKNGAIVPPGKARGGSPYNQFDIIQGDPLGGHAGPAGDSWLPAKSPPTSKIGSKSSNASWPPEFQPGVPWKGIQNIDPESDPYVTPGSVLGGTATSPIVDTDHQLLRDTTTGSNSSLNTSLPSPGAWPYSASDNSFTNVHSTSAKFSDYKSTWSPDPIGHNPTHLSNKMWKNHISSRNTTGLPRPPPGLTNPKPSSPWNSTAPRSVRGWGTQDSRLASGEKNQLLAPLIRPEECTFYSTYGLEERKLQLSASTWSDGGSVRPSYWLVLHNLTPQIDGSTLRTICMQHGPLLTFHLNLTQGTALIRYNTKQEAAKAQTALHMCVLGNTTILAEFATDEEVSRFLAQAQPPTPAATPSAPTAGWQSLETGQNQTDPVGPALNLFGGSTGLGQWSSGGGSSSSGSDLTGASLWGPPNYSSSLWGVPSVEDPHRMGSPAPLLPGDLLGGGSDSI from the exons attCAGCaattggaggtgctgctgcttcaaaTTATGCAAATTCCACTTGGGGTCCTGGAGCCTCTTCCAACAGCGGCACCAACGCCAACCCAACTCACATCTGGGACAAGGTGATTGTAGACGGGTCTGACATGGAAGAGTGGCCTTGTATTGCCAGCAAAGATGCTGAGTCTTCTTCCGAAAACACCACCGATAACAACAGTGCCTCAAACCCTGGCTTGGAGAAGAATGCTCTGCCAGGAAGCACCACTAGtaacaaaggaaaaggaagccAGTGCCAGTCTGGAAGCGCTGGAAACGAATGTAATCTTGGGGCCTGGAAATCTGATCCCAAGGCTAAATCTGTTCaatcttccaaccctgctgccgaGAATAACAATGGACTAGGTAATTGGAGGAACTTGAGTGGGCAGGACAGAATTGGTCCCGGTTCTGGCTTCAGCAACTTTAACCCAAATAGCAACCCATCTGCTTGGCCGGCACTGGTTCAAGAGGGAAATTCTAGGAAAGGGACTTTGGAATCTGATAGTGGTAGCTCCAATGCACAGATTAGCACAGTAGGTCAGACCTCTAGGGAACAGCAGTCAAAGATGGAAAATGCGGGTGTTAACTTTGTCTCTGGCAGAGAACAGGCTCAAATCCATAACACTGATGGACCAAAAAACGGAAACACTAACTCCTTGAACTTAAGTTCACCAAACCCTATGGAGAATAAGGGAATGCCCTTTGAAATGGGCTTGGGGAACCCTTCCAGGAGCACTGACACCCCttcacaaagcactggagaaagaaagaatggGAGTGTTGGATCTTGGGGTACAGCTAGGGGGTCTTCTGGAACTGACACAGTCTCTGGACAAAGCAATTCTGGAAACCATGGGAACAATGGAAAGGATAGAGAGGACTCCTGGAAAGGAGCTTCTGTTCAAAAACCTAATGGGTCAAGAAATGATTCTTGGGATAACAATAACCGGTCTACGGGTGGTGGGTCTTGGAACTTTGGCCCTCAGCATGCAAATGAAAGCAAATGGGGTGAAGGGAACAAATTAACATCTGGGGTCTCTCAGGGAGAATGGAAACAGCTGTCTGGGTCTGATGAACTGAAGATTGGAGAATGGAGTGGTCCAAACCAACCAAATTCTAGCACTGGAGCATGGGACAATCAAAAAGGCCACCCTCTTCCTGAAAACCAAGGCAATTCCCAGGCTCCCTGTTGGGGAAGAtcttccagctctgcaggaagTGAGGTTGGAGGTCAAAGCACTGGAAGCAACCACAAAGCAGGAAGCAGTGACAGTCACAATTCTGGACGCCGATCATACAGGCCTACACATCCTGATTGCCAGGCAGTCTTGCAGACTTTGCTGAGCAGGACTGATTTGGACCCTCGAGTGCTTTCAAACACTGGCTGGGGCCAAACTCAAATTAAGCAAGATACTGTGTGGGATATTGAAGAGATGCCACGGCCTGAGGGGAAGTCTGATAAAGGAACTGAGGGGTGGGAGAGCTCTGCCACACAGACAAAGAACTCAGGGGGCTGGGGCGATGTACCCAGCCAAAGCAATCAAATCAAGTCTGGATGGGGTGAGCTCTCAACCCCAACGGAGTGGAAGGACCCCAAAAATACTGGAGGATGGAATGACTATAAGAACCCAAATTCTTCTaactggggaggaggaagaccaGAAGAAAAATCATCTTCCTCTTGGAATGACAACTCTAGTAAGGATCAGGGGTGGGGTGGACGGCAACCTAATCAAGGATGGTCTTCTGGGAAGAACGGTTGGGGAGAGGAAGTTGACCAAACGAAAAACAGCAACTGGGAAAGTACAGGAAACAAGCCAGTGTCTGGTTGGGGTGAAGGTGGGCAAAGTGAGATTGGAACTTGGGGTAATGGTGCAAATACAAGCACTGCTTCAAAGGGCGGATGGGATGATTGTAAAAGAACTTCAACATGGAATGAGACGGGTCGACAGCCCAACTCCTggaacaagcagcagcagcaccagcagcagcagcagcaacaacaggaGACTTCAAGTTCCTGGGGTCCACCGCCCCAAGCACCGAGCAATGGGCGACCTGCAAACTCAAACTGGAACAATGGACCACAGCCAGCTGCCCCCAAGGAAGAGGAGCCTAGTGGCTGGGAAGAACCTTCTCCACAGTCAATCAGTCGGAAAATGGATATTGATGATGGCACTTCGGCGTGGGGAGATCCTAGCAGTTATAACTACAAGAATGTGAACCTGTGGGACAAGAACTCACAAGGAGGACAGGCCCCacgggagcagagcctgcctacTCCAATGACTAGCAAATCACAAGCATCAG tctggagcaaaAGCACTCCACCTGCTCCAGATAATGGTACGTCCGCCTGGGGTGAGCCAAATGAAACCAGTCCCGGGTGGGGTGAAGTAGATGATACAGGAGCATCGACAACAGGCTGGGGGAATGCACCTTCCAACACCCCGAATGCCATGAAATCCAGTGAGTACAGGCCAG GTTCTAAATCTATGCAAGatggctggggagagagtgatGGGCCAGTGACAGGAACACGTCATTCCagctgggaagaggaggaggaaggaggagtctGGAACACAGCAGGCTCTCAGGGAAGCAGTTCCTCCCACAACTCAACAAGCTGGGggcaaggaggaaagaaaacacaaatgaaG tgCGCATTAAAAGGCGGAAATAGCGATTCATGGATGAACCCTCTGTCCAAACAGTTTTCAAATATGGGCTTGCTA agtcaAACTGAGGACATTCCAGGCAGTAAGATGGACTTGTCTGTAG GTGGTCTCCCAGAGAAGAAGTTTGAGGTGGACAAACGAGCCATGAATCTCGGGGATTTTAATGACATGATGAGGAAGGATCGATCTGGGTTCCGTCCACCTAATTCCAAAGACATGGGAACCACAGACAGTGGGCCTTATTTTGAGAAG ctgactTTGCCTTTCTCCAATCAAGATGGGTGCCTTGGGGATGAGGCTCCctgctctcccttctccccttctcccagctACAAGCTGTCTCCCTCTGGTTCCACACTATCCAACGTCGGCCTTGGGGCAATCGGCTCAGGGCTCAGTCCCCAAAACTTCGCTGCTAGACAA GGTGGCAATCATGGTTTGTTTGGAAACAGCACAGCACAATCGAGGGGCATGCACACACCAGTGCAGCCACTAAATCCTTCCCCCAATATCCGGGCGCAAGTGCCTCCCCAATTTCTTTCTCCCCAG GTTTCGGCCTCCATGCTCAAACAGTTTCCCAACAGTGGCTTGAATCCTGGTCTCTTCAATATGGGCCCCCAGCTTTCTCCACAACAGATTGCCATGCTGAGCCAGCTTCCACAGATCCCCCAGTTTCAATTA GCAtgtcagctcctcctgcagcagcagcagcagcaacagctgttACAGAGCCAGAGGAAGTTAAACCAAGCTGTGCGACAGCAGCAAGAGCAACAG aTTGCTCGTATGGTGAgtgccctccagcagcagcagcagagacagcctGGCATGAAGCATTCACCATCCCACCCTGTTGGGCCTAAGCCACATTTAGACAGCATGGTACCCAATCCTTTGAATGTGGGTCTCTCAGATTTACAGACCAAAGGGCAAATACCTGGATACGGTTCAG GCTTTGGTTCAAGTGGCATGGACTATGGCATGGTAGGAGGAAAAGAGGCTGGAACAGAATCCCGCTTTAAGCAGTGGACTATGATGGAAGGGCTGCCCTCTGTGGCTTCACAAGATGCCAATATCCACAAAAATG GTGCAATAGTGCCCCCTGGAAAGGCTCGTGGAGGATCGCCCTACAACCAGTTTGATATAATTCAGGGCGACCCACTGGGTGGCCATGCAGGCCCTGCTGGTGATAGTTGGTTACCTGCCAAATCTCCACCAACAAGCAAGATCGGAAGCAAATCCAGCAACGCCAGCTGGCCTCCAG AGTTCCAACCAGGAGTGCCATGGAAAGGTATTCAAAACATTGACCCTGAATCTGACCCCTATGTGACCCCTGGAAGTGTGCTGGGGGGGACAGCCACATCTCCCATTGTAGATACTGACCACCAACTTCTGCGGGACACCACCACAG GGTCTAATTCTTCCCTCAACACCTCGCTGCCTTCACCTGGTGCCTGGCCCTACAGTGCCTCTGACAATTCCTTCACCAACGTTCATAGCACTTCAG CAAAATTTAGTGATTACAAATCAACATGGTCCCCGGATCCCATTGGACACAATCCCACTCATCTCTCCAACAAGATGTGGAAAAACCATATTTCCTCAAGGAACACTACAGGGCTGCCCCGCCCACCTCCTGGCCTgaccaaccccaaaccatcatCTCCATGGAACAGCACAGCACCCCGATCGGTCAGGGGTTGggggacacaggactcaaggcttgcctctggtgagaagaatcagcTGCTAGCACCATTGATCAGACCTGAGGAGTGTACGTTTTACAGCACTTACGGTTTGGAGGAAAGAAAATTGCAGTTGTCTG CATCTACTTGGAGTGATGGTGGCTCAGTTCGTCCTAGCTACTGGCTGGTTCTTCACAATCTCACTCCACAG ATCGATGGGTCAACCTTGAGGACGATCTGCATGCAGCATGGCCCACTGCTGACATTCCATCTGAACCTGACCCAGGGCACCGCTCTTATCCGATACAACACCAAACAGGAGGCGGCCAAGGCCCAGACTGCACTGCACAT GTGTGTGTTGGGAAACACTACCATCCTGGCTGAGTTTGCCACAGATGAAGAGGTTAGTCGCTTTCTGGCACAAGCTCAGCCCCCTACACCTGCAGCAACTCCAagtgcacccacagcaggctggcaATCCCTGGAGACAGGACAGAACCAGACAGATCCAGTTGGACCTGCGTTGAATCTCTTTGGTGGGTCAACAGGGCTTGGGCAGTGGAGCAGTggtggcggcagcagcagcagtgggagtgATCTCACTGGCGCTTCGTTGTGGGGGCCTCCAAACTATTCTTCAAGCTTGTGGGGGGTCCCGAGCGTAGAGGATCCACACAGAATGGGCAGCCCTGCTCCCTTACTACCTGGAGACCTTCTGGGAGGAGGGTCGGATTCAATCTGA
- the TNRC6B gene encoding trinucleotide repeat-containing gene 6B protein isoform X16, with translation MREKYWRKAVPRSVREKEQEREEQLMEDKKRKKEDKKKKESAQKVTDQKTKVPEVTKPSLSQPVAASPIGNSPSPPVNGGNNAKRVAVPNGQPPSAARYMPREVPPRFRCQQDHKVLLKRGQPPPPSCMLLGGGAGPPPPTAPGANPNNAQPVTGALLQSDSGTATDSAIGGAAASNYANSTWGPGASSNSGTNANPTHIWDKVIVDGSDMEEWPCIASKDAESSSENTTDNNSASNPGLEKNALPGSTTSNKGKGSQCQSGSAGNECNLGAWKSDPKAKSVQSSNPAAENNNGLGNWRNLSGQDRIGPGSGFSNFNPNSNPSAWPALVQEGNSRKGTLESDSGSSNAQISTVGQTSREQQSKMENAGVNFVSGREQAQIHNTDGPKNGNTNSLNLSSPNPMENKGMPFEMGLGNPSRSTDTPSQSTGERKNGSVGSWGTARGSSGTDTVSGQSNSGNHGNNGKDREDSWKGASVQKPNGSRNDSWDNNNRSTGGGSWNFGPQHANESKWGEGNKLTSGVSQGEWKQLSGSDELKIGEWSGPNQPNSSTGAWDNQKGHPLPENQGNSQAPCWGRSSSSAGSEVGGQSTGSNHKAGSSDSHNSGRRSYRPTHPDCQAVLQTLLSRTDLDPRVLSNTGWGQTQIKQDTVWDIEEMPRPEGKSDKGTEGWESSATQTKNSGGWGDVPSQSNQIKSGWGELSTPTEWKDPKNTGGWNDYKNPNSSNWGGGRPEEKSSSSWNDNSSKDQGWGGRQPNQGWSSGKNGWGEEVDQTKNSNWESTGNKPVSGWGEGGQSEIGTWGNGANTSTASKGGWDDCKRTSTWNETGRQPNSWNKQQQHQQQQQQQQETSSSWGPPPQAPSNGRPANSNWNNGPQPAAPKEEEPSGWEEPSPQSISRKMDIDDGTSAWGDPSSYNYKNVNLWDKNSQGGQAPREQSLPTPMTSKSQASVWSKSTPPAPDNGTSAWGEPNETSPGWGEVDDTGASTTGWGNAPSNTPNAMKSSEYRPGSKSMQDGWGESDGPVTGTRHSSWEEEEEGGVWNTAGSQGSSSSHNSTSWGQGGKKTQMKCALKGGNSDSWMNPLSKQFSNMGLLSQTEDIPGSKMDLSVGGLPEKKFEVDKRAMNLGDFNDMMRKDRSGFRPPNSKDMGTTDSGPYFEKLTLPFSNQDGCLGDEAPCSPFSPSPSYKLSPSGSTLSNVGLGAIGSGLSPQNFAARQGGNHGLFGNSTAQSRGMHTPVQPLNPSPNIRAQVPPQFLSPQVSASMLKQFPNSGLNPGLFNMGPQLSPQQIAMLSQLPQIPQFQLACQLLLQQQQQQQLLQSQRKLNQAVRQQQEQQIARMVSALQQQQQRQPGMKHSPSHPVGPKPHLDSMVPNPLNVGLSDLQTKGQIPGYGSGFGSSGMDYGMVGGKEAGTESRFKQWTMMEGLPSVASQDANIHKNGAIVPPGKARGGSPYNQFDIIQGDPLGGHAGPAGDSWLPAKSPPTSKIGSKSSNASWPPEFQPGVPWKGIQNIDPESDPYVTPGSVLGGTATSPIVDTDHQLLRDTTTGSNSSLNTSLPSPGAWPYSASDNSFTNVHSTSAKFSDYKSTWSPDPIGHNPTHLSNKMWKNHISSRNTTGLPRPPPGLTNPKPSSPWNSTAPRSVRGWGTQDSRLASGEKNQLLAPLIRPEECTFYSTYGLEERKLQLSASTWSDGGSVRPSYWLVLHNLTPQIDGSTLRTICMQHGPLLTFHLNLTQGTALIRYNTKQEAAKAQTALHMCVLGNTTILAEFATDEEVSRFLAQAQPPTPAATPSAPTAGWQSLETGQNQTDPVGPALNLFGGSTGLGQWSSGGGSSSSGSDLTGASLWGPPNYSSSLWGVPSVEDPHRMGSPAPLLPGDLLGGGSDSI, from the exons attCAGCaattggaggtgctgctgcttcaaaTTATGCAAATTCCACTTGGGGTCCTGGAGCCTCTTCCAACAGCGGCACCAACGCCAACCCAACTCACATCTGGGACAAGGTGATTGTAGACGGGTCTGACATGGAAGAGTGGCCTTGTATTGCCAGCAAAGATGCTGAGTCTTCTTCCGAAAACACCACCGATAACAACAGTGCCTCAAACCCTGGCTTGGAGAAGAATGCTCTGCCAGGAAGCACCACTAGtaacaaaggaaaaggaagccAGTGCCAGTCTGGAAGCGCTGGAAACGAATGTAATCTTGGGGCCTGGAAATCTGATCCCAAGGCTAAATCTGTTCaatcttccaaccctgctgccgaGAATAACAATGGACTAGGTAATTGGAGGAACTTGAGTGGGCAGGACAGAATTGGTCCCGGTTCTGGCTTCAGCAACTTTAACCCAAATAGCAACCCATCTGCTTGGCCGGCACTGGTTCAAGAGGGAAATTCTAGGAAAGGGACTTTGGAATCTGATAGTGGTAGCTCCAATGCACAGATTAGCACAGTAGGTCAGACCTCTAGGGAACAGCAGTCAAAGATGGAAAATGCGGGTGTTAACTTTGTCTCTGGCAGAGAACAGGCTCAAATCCATAACACTGATGGACCAAAAAACGGAAACACTAACTCCTTGAACTTAAGTTCACCAAACCCTATGGAGAATAAGGGAATGCCCTTTGAAATGGGCTTGGGGAACCCTTCCAGGAGCACTGACACCCCttcacaaagcactggagaaagaaagaatggGAGTGTTGGATCTTGGGGTACAGCTAGGGGGTCTTCTGGAACTGACACAGTCTCTGGACAAAGCAATTCTGGAAACCATGGGAACAATGGAAAGGATAGAGAGGACTCCTGGAAAGGAGCTTCTGTTCAAAAACCTAATGGGTCAAGAAATGATTCTTGGGATAACAATAACCGGTCTACGGGTGGTGGGTCTTGGAACTTTGGCCCTCAGCATGCAAATGAAAGCAAATGGGGTGAAGGGAACAAATTAACATCTGGGGTCTCTCAGGGAGAATGGAAACAGCTGTCTGGGTCTGATGAACTGAAGATTGGAGAATGGAGTGGTCCAAACCAACCAAATTCTAGCACTGGAGCATGGGACAATCAAAAAGGCCACCCTCTTCCTGAAAACCAAGGCAATTCCCAGGCTCCCTGTTGGGGAAGAtcttccagctctgcaggaagTGAGGTTGGAGGTCAAAGCACTGGAAGCAACCACAAAGCAGGAAGCAGTGACAGTCACAATTCTGGACGCCGATCATACAGGCCTACACATCCTGATTGCCAGGCAGTCTTGCAGACTTTGCTGAGCAGGACTGATTTGGACCCTCGAGTGCTTTCAAACACTGGCTGGGGCCAAACTCAAATTAAGCAAGATACTGTGTGGGATATTGAAGAGATGCCACGGCCTGAGGGGAAGTCTGATAAAGGAACTGAGGGGTGGGAGAGCTCTGCCACACAGACAAAGAACTCAGGGGGCTGGGGCGATGTACCCAGCCAAAGCAATCAAATCAAGTCTGGATGGGGTGAGCTCTCAACCCCAACGGAGTGGAAGGACCCCAAAAATACTGGAGGATGGAATGACTATAAGAACCCAAATTCTTCTaactggggaggaggaagaccaGAAGAAAAATCATCTTCCTCTTGGAATGACAACTCTAGTAAGGATCAGGGGTGGGGTGGACGGCAACCTAATCAAGGATGGTCTTCTGGGAAGAACGGTTGGGGAGAGGAAGTTGACCAAACGAAAAACAGCAACTGGGAAAGTACAGGAAACAAGCCAGTGTCTGGTTGGGGTGAAGGTGGGCAAAGTGAGATTGGAACTTGGGGTAATGGTGCAAATACAAGCACTGCTTCAAAGGGCGGATGGGATGATTGTAAAAGAACTTCAACATGGAATGAGACGGGTCGACAGCCCAACTCCTggaacaagcagcagcagcaccagcagcagcagcagcaacaacaggaGACTTCAAGTTCCTGGGGTCCACCGCCCCAAGCACCGAGCAATGGGCGACCTGCAAACTCAAACTGGAACAATGGACCACAGCCAGCTGCCCCCAAGGAAGAGGAGCCTAGTGGCTGGGAAGAACCTTCTCCACAGTCAATCAGTCGGAAAATGGATATTGATGATGGCACTTCGGCGTGGGGAGATCCTAGCAGTTATAACTACAAGAATGTGAACCTGTGGGACAAGAACTCACAAGGAGGACAGGCCCCacgggagcagagcctgcctacTCCAATGACTAGCAAATCACAAGCATCAG tctggagcaaaAGCACTCCACCTGCTCCAGATAATGGTACGTCCGCCTGGGGTGAGCCAAATGAAACCAGTCCCGGGTGGGGTGAAGTAGATGATACAGGAGCATCGACAACAGGCTGGGGGAATGCACCTTCCAACACCCCGAATGCCATGAAATCCAGTGAGTACAGGCCAG GTTCTAAATCTATGCAAGatggctggggagagagtgatGGGCCAGTGACAGGAACACGTCATTCCagctgggaagaggaggaggaaggaggagtctGGAACACAGCAGGCTCTCAGGGAAGCAGTTCCTCCCACAACTCAACAAGCTGGGggcaaggaggaaagaaaacacaaatgaaG tgCGCATTAAAAGGCGGAAATAGCGATTCATGGATGAACCCTCTGTCCAAACAGTTTTCAAATATGGGCTTGCTA agtcaAACTGAGGACATTCCAGGCAGTAAGATGGACTTGTCTGTAG GTGGTCTCCCAGAGAAGAAGTTTGAGGTGGACAAACGAGCCATGAATCTCGGGGATTTTAATGACATGATGAGGAAGGATCGATCTGGGTTCCGTCCACCTAATTCCAAAGACATGGGAACCACAGACAGTGGGCCTTATTTTGAGAAG ctgactTTGCCTTTCTCCAATCAAGATGGGTGCCTTGGGGATGAGGCTCCctgctctcccttctccccttctcccagctACAAGCTGTCTCCCTCTGGTTCCACACTATCCAACGTCGGCCTTGGGGCAATCGGCTCAGGGCTCAGTCCCCAAAACTTCGCTGCTAGACAA GGTGGCAATCATGGTTTGTTTGGAAACAGCACAGCACAATCGAGGGGCATGCACACACCAGTGCAGCCACTAAATCCTTCCCCCAATATCCGGGCGCAAGTGCCTCCCCAATTTCTTTCTCCCCAG GTTTCGGCCTCCATGCTCAAACAGTTTCCCAACAGTGGCTTGAATCCTGGTCTCTTCAATATGGGCCCCCAGCTTTCTCCACAACAGATTGCCATGCTGAGCCAGCTTCCACAGATCCCCCAGTTTCAATTA GCAtgtcagctcctcctgcagcagcagcagcagcaacagctgttACAGAGCCAGAGGAAGTTAAACCAAGCTGTGCGACAGCAGCAAGAGCAACAG aTTGCTCGTATGGTGAgtgccctccagcagcagcagcagagacagcctGGCATGAAGCATTCACCATCCCACCCTGTTGGGCCTAAGCCACATTTAGACAGCATGGTACCCAATCCTTTGAATGTGGGTCTCTCAGATTTACAGACCAAAGGGCAAATACCTGGATACGGTTCAG GCTTTGGTTCAAGTGGCATGGACTATGGCATGGTAGGAGGAAAAGAGGCTGGAACAGAATCCCGCTTTAAGCAGTGGACTATGATGGAAGGGCTGCCCTCTGTGGCTTCACAAGATGCCAATATCCACAAAAATG GTGCAATAGTGCCCCCTGGAAAGGCTCGTGGAGGATCGCCCTACAACCAGTTTGATATAATTCAGGGCGACCCACTGGGTGGCCATGCAGGCCCTGCTGGTGATAGTTGGTTACCTGCCAAATCTCCACCAACAAGCAAGATCGGAAGCAAATCCAGCAACGCCAGCTGGCCTCCAG AGTTCCAACCAGGAGTGCCATGGAAAGGTATTCAAAACATTGACCCTGAATCTGACCCCTATGTGACCCCTGGAAGTGTGCTGGGGGGGACAGCCACATCTCCCATTGTAGATACTGACCACCAACTTCTGCGGGACACCACCACAG GGTCTAATTCTTCCCTCAACACCTCGCTGCCTTCACCTGGTGCCTGGCCCTACAGTGCCTCTGACAATTCCTTCACCAACGTTCATAGCACTTCAG CAAAATTTAGTGATTACAAATCAACATGGTCCCCGGATCCCATTGGACACAATCCCACTCATCTCTCCAACAAGATGTGGAAAAACCATATTTCCTCAAGGAACACTACAGGGCTGCCCCGCCCACCTCCTGGCCTgaccaaccccaaaccatcatCTCCATGGAACAGCACAGCACCCCGATCGGTCAGGGGTTGggggacacaggactcaaggcttgcctctggtgagaagaatcagcTGCTAGCACCATTGATCAGACCTGAGGAGTGTACGTTTTACAGCACTTACGGTTTGGAGGAAAGAAAATTGCAGTTGTCTG CATCTACTTGGAGTGATGGTGGCTCAGTTCGTCCTAGCTACTGGCTGGTTCTTCACAATCTCACTCCACAG ATCGATGGGTCAACCTTGAGGACGATCTGCATGCAGCATGGCCCACTGCTGACATTCCATCTGAACCTGACCCAGGGCACCGCTCTTATCCGATACAACACCAAACAGGAGGCGGCCAAGGCCCAGACTGCACTGCACAT GTGTGTGTTGGGAAACACTACCATCCTGGCTGAGTTTGCCACAGATGAAGAGGTTAGTCGCTTTCTGGCACAAGCTCAGCCCCCTACACCTGCAGCAACTCCAagtgcacccacagcaggctggcaATCCCTGGAGACAGGACAGAACCAGACAGATCCAGTTGGACCTGCGTTGAATCTCTTTGGTGGGTCAACAGGGCTTGGGCAGTGGAGCAGTggtggcggcagcagcagcagtgggagtgATCTCACTGGCGCTTCGTTGTGGGGGCCTCCAAACTATTCTTCAAGCTTGTGGGGGGTCCCGAGCGTAGAGGATCCACACAGAATGGGCAGCCCTGCTCCCTTACTACCTGGAGACCTTCTGGGAGGAGGGTCGGATTCAATCTGA